Proteins encoded together in one Microbacterium oxydans window:
- a CDS encoding carbohydrate ABC transporter permease, whose translation MKIVVRLGTGLLITAAVIVSLFPFYWMLRTSVAPGDEVFFEGISLLPTGIDLSNYARAWDQGGLGQAVLIGTLATAGILLIQLLTCIPAAYVLAKVRLRWTGVALGVVLAGVLIPSQVTLIPTFIGINALGLADTLSGLILPFMTSAFGIFLLRQQMVSIPDALMEAARTDGLGHFRTLLRVVVPLAAPGIAAFSVFSVFTHWNDYLWPLLIARSPDLRTPPLALAVFQQADIGFDYSALAAGAVIVTAPVVLLFLFAQKRFVQGMSGAEIPG comes from the coding sequence ATGAAGATCGTCGTCAGACTCGGCACGGGGCTGCTGATCACCGCAGCAGTCATCGTCTCACTGTTCCCGTTCTACTGGATGCTGCGCACCTCGGTCGCGCCAGGAGACGAGGTGTTCTTCGAGGGGATCTCACTGCTGCCCACCGGGATCGACCTCTCCAACTACGCCAGGGCCTGGGACCAGGGCGGGCTCGGGCAGGCCGTTCTCATCGGGACCCTCGCCACGGCCGGGATCCTCCTCATCCAGCTGCTCACCTGCATTCCTGCGGCTTACGTGCTCGCCAAGGTACGTCTGCGCTGGACGGGTGTCGCGCTCGGTGTCGTCCTCGCCGGGGTGCTGATCCCCTCCCAGGTCACGCTGATTCCCACCTTCATCGGAATCAACGCCTTGGGCCTGGCCGACACGTTGTCCGGCCTCATCCTGCCGTTCATGACGAGCGCCTTCGGCATCTTCCTGCTGCGCCAGCAGATGGTCTCGATCCCGGATGCGCTGATGGAAGCGGCACGCACCGATGGCCTCGGCCACTTCCGCACACTTCTCCGTGTCGTCGTGCCCCTCGCCGCGCCCGGCATCGCCGCGTTCAGCGTGTTCAGCGTGTTCACGCACTGGAACGACTACCTCTGGCCGCTCCTGATCGCCCGCAGCCCCGATCTGCGCACACCGCCGCTCGCACTCGCCGTGTTCCAGCAGGCAGACATCGGATTCGACTATTCCGCACTCGCCGCCGGGGCCGTGATCGTGACCGCCCCGGTCGTGCTGCTCTTCCTCTTCGCTCAGAAGAGGTTCGTGCAGGGCATGAGCGGTGCAGAGATCCCCGGCTGA
- a CDS encoding carbohydrate ABC transporter permease, with protein sequence MTTLIAPRTPAATLPPTTPPRRTRLSDRYPGLVPALLVLPAAVGLLLFVVVPALLSLVASFFSVPLAGGAWQFVGISNFQRVLTDPAVVQALGNTVVYSVLTIVPSLALGLGLALLANRAGRARPFVRTALFLPMTANLVAMAVVFRWMFAAQGGFVNELLGFFGIGAVNWLGDSSTSLLTVALVGIWRTASLTMMIFFAGLATVPLSIEEATRAEGIRGIVKLTRITLPMIKPTVVFATVIAILTSVQVFDTINVMTQGGPLGSSETVLTMVWKLGFSYYDLGAASALSLILLVTLIGVGILQRRTLAGGDR encoded by the coding sequence ATGACTACCCTCATCGCGCCGCGGACACCCGCAGCGACCCTGCCCCCGACCACGCCGCCACGACGCACCCGCCTGAGCGATCGCTATCCCGGTCTCGTTCCCGCGCTCCTGGTTCTGCCGGCCGCCGTCGGACTGCTCTTGTTCGTCGTGGTGCCCGCGCTCCTCTCCTTGGTCGCCAGCTTCTTCTCGGTCCCGCTGGCCGGTGGAGCATGGCAGTTCGTCGGCATCTCCAACTTCCAACGTGTCCTCACCGACCCCGCGGTCGTCCAGGCGCTCGGCAACACCGTGGTCTACTCCGTGCTCACGATCGTGCCGAGCCTCGCGCTCGGTCTCGGACTGGCCCTCCTCGCCAACAGAGCGGGGCGTGCGCGGCCCTTCGTCCGCACTGCGCTCTTCCTCCCCATGACGGCGAACCTCGTGGCGATGGCCGTCGTCTTCCGCTGGATGTTCGCGGCGCAAGGCGGGTTCGTCAACGAACTCCTCGGGTTCTTCGGCATCGGAGCCGTCAACTGGCTGGGCGATTCGAGCACGTCTCTTCTGACCGTCGCGCTCGTCGGCATCTGGCGCACCGCTTCGCTGACGATGATGATCTTCTTCGCCGGACTCGCCACGGTCCCACTCAGCATCGAAGAGGCCACCAGGGCGGAGGGGATCCGCGGGATCGTGAAGCTCACCCGCATCACACTCCCGATGATCAAGCCCACCGTCGTGTTCGCCACGGTCATCGCGATCCTCACGAGCGTGCAGGTCTTCGACACCATCAACGTCATGACCCAGGGCGGTCCACTCGGATCCAGCGAGACGGTCCTCACCATGGTCTGGAAACTCGGATTCAGCTACTACGACCTCGGTGCCGCATCGGCTCTCTCGCTGATCCTGCTCGTCACACTCATCGGCGTCGGAATCCTCCAGCGCCGCACACTCGCAGGAGGAGACAGATGA
- a CDS encoding MurR/RpiR family transcriptional regulator produces the protein MTDALLKDALPATGPLLERLRSRLRSLTPAERRVADVVLRDPLEVIHLSVTELAEAADASSATVVRLCASIGLRGYQDLKITLATQSIPSEKRVLDKVDAGDDAASVSQKVLASTANAIEAAAAALDHVTLARLADVVLDADRVLFGAVGTSAPLAQDAAYRLTTIGIPATFISDVHTQHVTARMLGPRDLFFAISHTGSTMETLAATRAARAAGARTAAITSFRSSPLTETVELSLVAGSAETAYRVEAMTSRIVHFAVLDALYVTLALRRDESVAALALTEDVLIEHRL, from the coding sequence ATGACCGATGCGCTCCTGAAAGACGCCCTCCCCGCGACCGGGCCGCTGCTCGAGCGGCTTCGCTCGCGTCTGCGCTCGCTGACCCCCGCCGAGCGCCGGGTGGCCGACGTGGTCCTGCGCGATCCGCTGGAAGTGATCCACCTCTCGGTCACAGAGCTGGCCGAGGCGGCCGATGCATCCAGCGCCACCGTCGTCCGTCTCTGCGCATCGATCGGACTCCGGGGATACCAGGATCTGAAGATCACGCTCGCCACGCAGTCCATCCCGTCGGAGAAGCGCGTGCTCGACAAGGTCGACGCCGGGGATGATGCAGCCTCGGTGTCGCAGAAGGTCCTCGCCAGCACGGCGAATGCGATCGAGGCGGCGGCCGCGGCGCTCGACCATGTCACTCTCGCCCGCCTGGCCGACGTCGTCCTCGACGCCGATCGCGTTCTGTTCGGCGCGGTGGGAACCTCTGCCCCGCTCGCGCAGGACGCGGCCTACCGCCTCACGACCATCGGCATTCCGGCGACCTTCATCTCCGACGTCCACACCCAGCACGTCACCGCTCGCATGCTCGGACCGCGGGACCTCTTCTTCGCGATCAGTCACACCGGATCGACCATGGAGACTCTCGCGGCGACCCGCGCGGCGCGAGCGGCCGGCGCCCGCACGGCGGCCATCACCAGCTTCCGCTCCTCCCCGCTCACTGAGACGGTCGAGCTGTCTCTCGTCGCCGGCTCCGCGGAGACCGCCTATCGGGTGGAGGCGATGACGAGTCGCATCGTGCACTTCGCCGTGCTCGACGCCCTGTACGTGACTCTCGCGCTCCGCCGTGACGAGAGCGTCGCCGCCCTCGCCCTCACCGAAGACGTGCTCATCGAGCACCGACTCTGA
- a CDS encoding PQQ-binding-like beta-propeller repeat protein, whose translation MHGFVTDPDGRPLAGIAVTNGRDVVATDADGGYQLDRVSPFVVVGRTATYTADVWWQQADVEAVDFVLRPHAPALPYEFIHLTDTHMSLPQSEATPHVDFGLYREGSLPSEITAFLASLPERAPSAQSVFITGDLVDHGLAEEFAAYTEVLGTSPLPVHVIPGNHDHMAGRHGSVVSRNDYLTNEGDPALYESFLGPRWYSFDIPGLHVVAMDWHSHELGIDHEMQNSWLAADLALRPPGSPWILLFHDQPGASLLDHAPWQPIATFSGHWHTSRVVDVAGTMHVNSPTTFFASLDYTPPAFRRVTWDGEHLSMRTETVRIVEDPVALGDVSRATFARASGGGDDGVIVWRTPLQGAGHRQQVAVDGDLVFAGSQIEDQPLGFVEALDTATGTVVWRTAVSSAVKTAPVVWADAVVAAEVSGDVHGLDRATGAVRWTVPSSDPLRRFAWNAPTVSDGIVYLGDQSDLRAIDVATGDLVWRRTDLSPHHNLVNHAQPLIIDDLLVMGFWPTPQHPIGIDRLTGESVWETGKADSELFVALKRLLIMGTAVHDPATDAVVMPAFGRTASIDRRSGVVRWTSEHPGAFSPASPVITRAGYLVTVTGHGIRMVDPLTGDTIWEREITGEAPFPMRSYSKRPHPVIAPPTLVDDLLILPGLDGLVRVFDLDGTLLGSAQLGTPLAAAFTVAGDDLIAIGTDGTALRLSVAALLSTVTRTAHDTAESVTA comes from the coding sequence ATGCACGGATTCGTCACCGACCCGGACGGAAGGCCGCTCGCCGGCATCGCCGTCACCAATGGCCGCGATGTCGTCGCCACCGACGCCGACGGAGGGTACCAACTCGACCGGGTCAGCCCGTTCGTCGTGGTCGGCCGCACCGCGACGTACACCGCCGATGTCTGGTGGCAGCAGGCCGATGTCGAGGCAGTGGACTTCGTCCTGCGCCCGCACGCCCCCGCCCTTCCCTACGAGTTCATCCACCTGACGGACACGCACATGTCCCTGCCGCAGAGCGAAGCCACCCCTCACGTGGACTTCGGCCTGTACCGGGAGGGCAGCCTGCCGTCGGAGATCACGGCGTTCCTCGCCTCGCTTCCCGAACGCGCACCCTCCGCACAGTCGGTTTTCATCACGGGCGACCTCGTCGATCACGGTCTCGCCGAGGAGTTCGCGGCCTACACCGAGGTCCTCGGCACGAGTCCGCTTCCTGTGCACGTCATCCCCGGCAATCACGATCACATGGCTGGTCGGCACGGAAGCGTCGTCAGTCGCAACGACTACCTGACCAACGAGGGTGACCCCGCTCTCTACGAGAGCTTCCTCGGGCCTCGCTGGTACAGCTTCGACATCCCGGGTCTGCACGTCGTCGCGATGGACTGGCATTCGCATGAGCTGGGGATCGACCATGAGATGCAGAACTCCTGGCTCGCGGCCGATCTCGCACTGCGTCCCCCCGGGAGCCCCTGGATCCTCCTCTTCCACGATCAGCCGGGCGCCTCGCTGCTCGATCACGCTCCGTGGCAGCCGATCGCGACGTTCTCCGGCCACTGGCACACGTCCCGCGTCGTCGACGTCGCGGGAACGATGCACGTCAACAGCCCCACCACCTTCTTCGCGAGCCTCGATTACACACCCCCGGCGTTTCGGCGGGTCACCTGGGACGGCGAGCACCTCTCGATGCGCACGGAGACGGTGCGCATCGTGGAAGACCCTGTGGCACTCGGCGATGTCAGCCGCGCCACGTTCGCGCGGGCGTCCGGAGGCGGAGACGACGGCGTGATCGTCTGGCGCACTCCACTCCAGGGTGCAGGTCACCGTCAGCAGGTGGCCGTCGATGGCGATCTCGTCTTTGCGGGCAGCCAGATCGAGGATCAACCGTTGGGCTTCGTCGAGGCACTGGACACCGCCACCGGTACAGTCGTCTGGCGTACCGCGGTGTCGTCCGCCGTGAAGACCGCGCCCGTCGTGTGGGCGGACGCGGTCGTGGCCGCCGAGGTCTCCGGCGACGTGCACGGCCTCGACCGCGCGACCGGCGCCGTGCGGTGGACCGTGCCATCGAGCGATCCCCTGCGGCGATTCGCCTGGAATGCGCCGACGGTGTCGGACGGGATCGTGTACCTCGGCGACCAGTCGGATCTCCGCGCGATCGACGTGGCCACCGGTGATCTGGTGTGGCGACGGACCGATCTCTCCCCGCACCACAATCTGGTGAACCACGCGCAGCCGTTGATCATCGACGATCTGCTGGTGATGGGGTTCTGGCCCACTCCGCAGCACCCGATCGGGATCGACCGGCTGACGGGCGAATCGGTCTGGGAGACCGGCAAGGCAGACTCTGAGCTGTTCGTCGCTCTCAAGCGGCTGCTCATCATGGGCACTGCCGTGCACGACCCCGCGACCGATGCCGTGGTGATGCCGGCGTTCGGGCGCACTGCCTCGATCGACCGCCGCAGCGGAGTGGTCCGCTGGACCTCCGAGCACCCCGGTGCGTTCAGTCCGGCAAGCCCTGTGATCACGCGCGCGGGGTATCTGGTGACGGTGACGGGGCATGGAATCCGCATGGTCGATCCCCTCACCGGTGACACGATCTGGGAGCGGGAGATCACTGGGGAAGCCCCGTTCCCCATGCGCTCGTACAGCAAGCGTCCGCACCCGGTCATCGCACCGCCGACCCTGGTCGACGATCTGCTGATCCTCCCCGGCCTCGACGGGCTCGTGCGAGTCTTCGACCTCGACGGCACTCTCCTCGGCTCCGCGCAGCTCGGGACTCCACTCGCCGCCGCATTCACCGTCGCGGGCGATGACCTGATCGCGATCGGGACCGATGGAACCGCGCTGCGTCTCTCCGTGGCAGCGCTCCTCAGCACGGTGACGCGGACCGCGCACGACACCGCCGAAAGCGTGACCGCATGA
- a CDS encoding extracellular solute-binding protein, translating into MNHTPLALTALALSALALAGCSAPAGSAPTSEVAAATDLASCSAEDTTLKVTFGQQATEAMQIAVAALEKKHPGLKVDAQPQATSSYDDLTKTIVADIAVGKRPDLIMSGLGQLRFWVDEYDPAPIDPAALSDTYQAQFLDAGTVDGTPYLAPAQISAPVLLVNQDLLDEAGAGDATDIETYDDWIAAAKKVTTKTGAPSVTIATTGLADWYSQAFVQGAGGTFIADDGTAAFGDDTGTAALGIWSELKERGLEMGIVNDQDSFAQFAGGKAAFMVYTTSVIASAQSTIGEAFDWAPIDLPTENGERGALPAGGNGWIVLSDDGCRAAFANALVGELLSTDAVLGASGTSYSYIPVDTAAAEELLASDAATPQLTYAWSYDAPLSAWGGFAGEVTAQVNDAFRTMTQQLQAGAPTAQTVDTAISSIDALVEQAR; encoded by the coding sequence ATGAACCACACGCCTCTCGCCCTCACCGCGCTCGCTTTGAGCGCTCTCGCTCTCGCCGGCTGTTCCGCACCCGCCGGCTCCGCACCCACCTCGGAGGTCGCTGCGGCCACCGACCTCGCCTCGTGCTCCGCCGAGGACACCACCCTGAAGGTCACGTTCGGCCAGCAGGCCACGGAAGCCATGCAGATCGCGGTCGCCGCTCTCGAGAAGAAGCACCCTGGCCTGAAGGTCGATGCTCAGCCGCAGGCCACATCGAGCTACGACGACCTGACGAAGACGATCGTCGCCGACATCGCCGTGGGCAAGCGTCCGGACCTGATCATGTCCGGACTCGGACAGCTCCGTTTCTGGGTCGACGAGTACGACCCGGCACCGATCGACCCCGCAGCACTCTCCGACACCTACCAGGCCCAGTTCCTCGACGCGGGAACAGTCGACGGCACGCCGTACCTCGCCCCCGCCCAGATCTCGGCGCCGGTCCTGCTCGTCAACCAGGATCTCCTGGATGAGGCCGGTGCCGGGGACGCGACGGACATCGAGACCTATGACGACTGGATCGCCGCCGCAAAGAAGGTGACCACGAAGACCGGCGCCCCCTCAGTCACGATCGCGACCACCGGACTCGCGGACTGGTACAGCCAGGCATTCGTCCAGGGCGCCGGCGGAACCTTCATCGCCGACGACGGCACGGCTGCCTTCGGCGACGACACCGGCACGGCCGCCCTCGGCATCTGGTCCGAGCTGAAAGAACGCGGACTCGAGATGGGGATCGTGAACGATCAGGACAGCTTCGCACAGTTCGCCGGCGGCAAGGCCGCGTTCATGGTCTACACCACCTCCGTGATCGCCTCGGCCCAGAGCACCATCGGGGAGGCCTTCGATTGGGCTCCGATCGACCTGCCGACGGAGAACGGCGAACGCGGCGCCCTTCCGGCCGGCGGCAACGGCTGGATCGTGCTCAGCGACGACGGCTGCCGCGCCGCATTCGCCAACGCACTCGTCGGAGAGCTGCTGTCGACCGATGCGGTCCTCGGCGCGAGCGGAACCTCGTACAGCTACATCCCAGTCGACACCGCGGCGGCAGAGGAGCTCCTCGCCTCGGACGCGGCGACGCCCCAGCTGACGTATGCCTGGAGTTACGACGCACCGCTGTCCGCATGGGGCGGTTTCGCCGGTGAGGTCACCGCGCAGGTCAACGACGCGTTCCGCACGATGACGCAGCAGCTGCAGGCCGGCGCACCGACCGCGCAGACCGTCGACACGGCGATCAGCTCGATCGACGCTCTCGTGGAGCAGGCACGATGA
- a CDS encoding helix-turn-helix domain-containing protein yields the protein MPRSRPVATGRGAWRREENTVVVAGVQVPDVVPAPFAIFAESVFVPVPLEFEPHTHPMHELVWVRGGTMTVRLADAVVTVPEGHGLWIPADVEHAGRTTARTTLSDALFDAQRSPVSFPEVVAVEITPILASLLRHLERTDLTEPARLRAEAVVFDVLAPTERQLSLRVPDAARVEPIVSALLDDPTDDRALSDWAELLGISERTVTRLFRLHTGLSFMQWRQVLRVHRALSLLSEGLPVQEVAELMGYAQSSTFIASFKRVMGTTPGAYLAATGSDATP from the coding sequence ATGCCCCGATCGCGTCCTGTCGCCACCGGACGCGGCGCGTGGCGGCGGGAGGAGAACACCGTCGTCGTGGCGGGGGTGCAGGTGCCCGATGTCGTTCCGGCGCCGTTCGCGATCTTCGCCGAGAGCGTCTTCGTCCCGGTGCCTCTGGAGTTCGAGCCGCACACCCACCCGATGCACGAGCTGGTCTGGGTGCGCGGAGGGACGATGACCGTGCGGCTGGCGGATGCCGTCGTCACGGTTCCGGAGGGACACGGGCTCTGGATCCCCGCCGATGTCGAGCACGCGGGGCGGACCACCGCCCGGACGACGCTGTCGGATGCGCTCTTCGACGCGCAGCGCTCGCCCGTCTCGTTCCCCGAGGTCGTCGCGGTCGAGATCACGCCCATCCTCGCCTCGCTGCTGAGGCACCTCGAGCGGACGGACCTCACCGAGCCCGCCCGTCTGCGGGCCGAGGCCGTGGTGTTCGATGTGCTCGCCCCGACCGAGCGGCAGCTGTCGCTGCGGGTTCCGGACGCCGCGCGCGTGGAGCCGATCGTCTCCGCGCTCCTCGACGATCCGACGGACGACCGCGCGCTGAGCGACTGGGCGGAGCTGCTGGGCATCAGCGAGCGCACGGTCACCCGACTGTTCCGCCTGCACACGGGGTTGTCCTTCATGCAGTGGCGCCAGGTGCTGCGGGTGCACCGCGCCCTGTCGCTCCTGTCCGAGGGGCTGCCGGTGCAGGAGGTCGCCGAGCTGATGGGCTACGCGCAGTCGAGCACCTTCATCGCGTCGTTCAAGCGCGTGATGGGCACGACGCCCGGGGCGTATCTCGCGGCGACGGGGTCCGACGCCACCCCCTGA
- a CDS encoding glutamate decarboxylase, with amino-acid sequence MSTPSTDDQPIFTRPGEATLTSRHVIPAAESLPDTAKQIVEDETILDGNARLNLATFVSTWMDDDAKQVYAASFDKNMIDKDEYPQTAAIEDNCWHMLANLWNAPDAEKSIGTSTIGSSEACMLGGLAFKRRWQQARRAAGKDTSTPNLVMSSAVQVCWEKFCNYFDVEPRYVPISAEHKTLDGHDLAKYVDENTIGVVAIMGVTYTGMYEPVAEIAAALDGIQKTTGLDIPIHVDGASGAMVAPFLQPDLVWDFRIERVHSINTSGHKYGLVYPGLGWVVWRDAQWLPDDLVFQVSYLGGEMPTFALNFSRPGAQVVLQYYLFLRLGFEGYRAVQQASQDVAKFLSAGIAKLDAFELWNDGSDIPVFAWRLADGHTKNWNLYHLQDRLRMKGWLIPAYPMPADLEQITVQRIVVRNGLSMDLAAELLQAIQTEVEHLDALESPMPAEKPQPAFHH; translated from the coding sequence ATGAGCACTCCCTCCACCGATGACCAGCCGATCTTCACGAGACCGGGGGAGGCGACGCTCACCTCGCGTCATGTCATCCCCGCCGCGGAATCCCTCCCTGACACGGCGAAGCAGATCGTGGAGGACGAGACGATCCTCGACGGAAACGCGCGGCTGAACCTCGCGACCTTCGTCAGCACCTGGATGGATGACGACGCCAAGCAGGTCTACGCCGCGTCGTTCGACAAGAACATGATCGACAAGGACGAGTACCCGCAGACGGCGGCGATCGAGGACAACTGCTGGCACATGCTGGCGAACCTCTGGAACGCCCCGGATGCGGAGAAGAGCATCGGCACCTCGACCATCGGCTCGTCCGAGGCGTGCATGCTGGGCGGGCTCGCCTTCAAGCGGCGGTGGCAGCAGGCGAGACGCGCGGCCGGCAAGGACACCTCGACACCGAACCTCGTGATGTCGTCGGCGGTGCAGGTGTGCTGGGAGAAGTTCTGCAACTACTTCGATGTGGAGCCCCGCTATGTGCCGATCAGTGCGGAGCACAAGACGCTCGACGGGCATGACCTGGCGAAGTACGTCGATGAGAACACGATCGGCGTCGTCGCGATCATGGGGGTGACCTACACGGGGATGTACGAGCCCGTCGCCGAGATCGCCGCAGCGCTCGACGGGATCCAGAAGACCACCGGCCTCGACATCCCGATCCACGTCGACGGCGCATCGGGGGCGATGGTCGCGCCGTTCCTGCAGCCCGACCTGGTCTGGGATTTCCGGATCGAACGCGTGCACTCGATCAACACCTCCGGCCACAAGTACGGCCTCGTGTACCCGGGGCTCGGCTGGGTGGTCTGGCGCGACGCGCAGTGGCTCCCGGACGACCTGGTCTTCCAGGTCAGCTACCTCGGCGGGGAGATGCCCACGTTCGCCCTGAACTTCTCCCGGCCCGGTGCGCAGGTGGTGTTGCAGTACTACCTGTTCCTCCGCCTCGGCTTCGAGGGATACCGCGCCGTGCAGCAGGCGTCGCAGGATGTGGCGAAGTTCCTGTCCGCGGGAATCGCGAAGCTCGACGCGTTCGAGCTCTGGAACGACGGCAGCGACATCCCGGTCTTCGCCTGGCGTCTCGCAGACGGGCACACCAAGAACTGGAATCTCTATCATCTGCAGGATCGGCTGCGGATGAAGGGATGGCTGATCCCGGCGTACCCGATGCCCGCCGACCTGGAGCAGATCACCGTGCAGCGCATCGTCGTGCGCAACGGGCTCAGCATGGACCTCGCGGCCGAACTGCTGCAGGCGATCCAGACCGAGGTCGAGCACCTCGACGCGCTGGAGTCTCCTATGCCCGCCGAGAAGCCGCAGCCGGCGTTCCACCACTAG